A part of Geothrix oryzae genomic DNA contains:
- a CDS encoding AMP-binding protein, translating to MNGREAFLQARNVLFQHRDDRAAALRAFRWPALETFNWALDHFDAYAQGNHQPALWIVEENGSEVKVSFEELSRRSNQVANALRAMGVRRGDGVLIMLDNVLPLWEIMLACIKLGAVLVPSTLLLSQADLQDRIERGGIRHLVVDAAQTAKFEGMDPGLTRISVGGEVPGWHGVTALYEGAETYAPDEPTRATDPMLLYFTSGTTAKPKLVLHTHQSYPVGHLTTMYWVGLKEGDIHYNISSPGWAKHAWSSFFAPWNAGACIFVYRSARFSAAATLKVIVDKGVTTLCAPPTVWRLFIQEDLASYKVRLRALVGAGEPLNPEVISQVEKAWGLTIRDGYGQTETSALVGNSPGLPVKSGSMGLPLPGYAVVLLDLDGKEAEEGEIALKLDPRPLGLMAGYKDDPSKMQKAEAEGFYRTGDVATRDPDGYLFFVGRADDVFKSSDYRISPFELESFLIEHEFVAEAAVVPSPDPLKLAVPKAYIILRSGCEPDRATALALFRFIRERLSPYKRIRILEFGDLPKTISGKIRRVELRKRAAEQTHSPTEFREEQFPELK from the coding sequence ATGAATGGACGCGAAGCGTTCCTCCAGGCCCGGAATGTATTGTTCCAGCACCGGGATGACCGGGCTGCGGCCCTCCGCGCCTTCCGCTGGCCGGCCCTGGAGACCTTCAACTGGGCGCTGGACCACTTCGATGCCTACGCCCAGGGCAACCACCAGCCCGCCCTGTGGATCGTGGAGGAGAACGGCAGCGAGGTGAAGGTCAGCTTCGAGGAACTCTCCCGGCGCAGCAACCAGGTGGCCAATGCGCTGCGGGCCATGGGCGTCCGGCGCGGCGACGGCGTGCTCATCATGCTGGACAATGTCCTGCCGCTCTGGGAGATCATGCTGGCCTGCATCAAGCTGGGGGCCGTCCTCGTCCCGTCCACCCTCCTGCTCTCCCAGGCGGACCTGCAGGACCGCATCGAACGGGGCGGCATCAGGCATCTGGTGGTGGATGCCGCGCAGACGGCCAAGTTCGAGGGCATGGATCCAGGCCTGACCCGCATCAGCGTGGGGGGCGAGGTGCCCGGCTGGCATGGCGTCACGGCGTTGTACGAGGGGGCCGAGACCTACGCGCCCGATGAGCCCACCCGGGCCACGGATCCCATGCTGCTCTACTTCACCTCGGGGACGACGGCCAAGCCCAAGCTGGTGCTCCATACGCACCAGTCCTATCCCGTGGGCCACCTCACCACGATGTACTGGGTCGGGCTCAAGGAAGGCGACATCCACTACAACATCAGCTCCCCCGGCTGGGCGAAGCATGCCTGGAGCAGCTTCTTCGCGCCCTGGAACGCGGGGGCCTGCATCTTCGTCTACCGGTCCGCCCGGTTCAGCGCGGCGGCCACCCTCAAGGTCATCGTGGACAAGGGCGTCACGACCCTGTGCGCTCCCCCCACCGTGTGGCGCCTGTTCATCCAGGAGGATCTCGCCTCGTACAAGGTCCGCCTGAGGGCCCTGGTGGGCGCGGGCGAGCCCCTGAACCCCGAAGTCATCAGCCAGGTGGAGAAGGCCTGGGGCCTCACCATCCGCGATGGCTACGGCCAGACGGAGACTTCGGCCCTGGTGGGGAATTCGCCGGGCCTGCCCGTGAAGTCGGGATCCATGGGCCTTCCCCTGCCGGGCTATGCCGTGGTGCTGCTGGACCTGGACGGCAAGGAGGCCGAAGAGGGCGAGATCGCCCTGAAACTCGATCCCCGGCCCCTGGGGCTCATGGCCGGGTACAAGGATGACCCCTCCAAGATGCAGAAGGCCGAGGCGGAGGGGTTCTACCGCACCGGCGATGTGGCCACCCGGGATCCGGACGGCTACCTGTTCTTCGTGGGGCGGGCGGATGATGTCTTCAAGAGTTCCGACTACCGGATCAGCCCATTTGAACTCGAATCCTTCCTCATCGAGCACGAATTCGTGGCCGAGGCCGCCGTGGTGCCCAGCCCGGATCCGCTGAAGCTGGCCGTCCCCAAGGCCTACATCATCCTCCGGTCCGGCTGTGAACCCGACCGGGCCACGGCCCTGGCGCTGTTCCGGTTCATCCGCGAGCGGCTCTCGCCCTACAAGCGCATCCGGATCCTCGAGTTCGGCGATCTCCCGAAGACCATCTCCGGCAAGATCCGGCGCGTGGAACTTCGGAAGCGGGCGGCGGAACAGACCCATTCGCCCACGGAATTCCGCGAGGAGCAGTTCCCGGAACTGAAGTGA
- a CDS encoding CBS and ACT domain-containing protein, protein MFVSDMMRSPVTVIPAGAPLGEAHAIFQARGFRHLPVVDQGRLVGVLTDRDLRFAMSTLCPTPRTAGDPVSLAMSSPALTADPLDPVEDAARIMRERKIGCLPVVDGTELVGILTGMDLLDALMKLTGVTRPSSRLEVALADRPGELARLTAFLAERHVNIHSILTCPAPDGIVRTVLRLDSSQARPLAEALRVVGFQILWPPPKPWPH, encoded by the coding sequence TTGTTCGTAAGCGACATGATGCGGAGTCCGGTGACGGTGATCCCGGCCGGCGCGCCCCTCGGGGAGGCCCATGCGATCTTCCAGGCCCGGGGCTTCCGCCACCTGCCGGTGGTGGACCAGGGCCGATTGGTGGGAGTGCTCACCGACCGGGACCTGCGCTTCGCCATGAGCACCCTCTGCCCGACGCCGAGGACCGCCGGGGACCCCGTGTCCCTCGCCATGAGCAGCCCCGCCCTGACCGCCGATCCCCTGGATCCCGTGGAGGACGCGGCCCGCATCATGCGCGAGCGGAAGATCGGCTGCCTGCCGGTGGTGGATGGGACGGAGCTGGTGGGGATCCTCACGGGCATGGACCTGCTGGATGCGCTGATGAAGCTCACCGGGGTCACCCGGCCTTCCTCGCGGCTCGAGGTGGCCCTCGCGGACCGGCCCGGCGAGCTGGCCCGCCTCACGGCCTTCCTGGCGGAGCGCCATGTCAACATCCACTCCATCCTCACCTGCCCCGCCCCCGACGGCATCGTGCGCACGGTGCTGAGGCTTGATTCCAGCCAGGCCCGCCCCCTGGCCGAGGCCCTGCGGGTGGTCGGGTTCCAGATCCTGTGGCCGCCGCCGAAGCCATGGCCGCACTGA
- a CDS encoding outer membrane beta-barrel protein has translation MKSPLRLVFCLTGLALVSSPLFAQDLKFGLQGTIAYPTSDLGDKGLLDKSLGYGLGAHMVIGFSGGHAIVPRLDYTYFEKTSPTRKVQTLQLGADYNYYFSKQVNKGCYVGAGAGFGMAKFEMDLPGMSDDDTPNSVYGSVSAGYMFTPNMGAELRYTYAKYEPELFGTKPDITAPTLNATFIYRF, from the coding sequence ATGAAATCCCCCCTTCGTCTGGTGTTCTGCCTCACCGGCCTGGCGCTGGTCAGCAGCCCCCTCTTCGCTCAGGACCTCAAGTTCGGCCTCCAGGGCACGATCGCCTATCCCACGAGCGATCTGGGCGACAAGGGGTTGCTGGACAAATCCCTCGGCTATGGGCTCGGCGCTCACATGGTGATCGGTTTCTCCGGTGGCCATGCCATCGTCCCGCGGCTCGACTACACCTATTTCGAGAAGACCAGCCCCACCCGCAAGGTCCAGACGCTCCAGCTCGGAGCCGACTACAACTACTACTTCTCGAAGCAAGTCAACAAGGGTTGCTATGTGGGCGCGGGCGCCGGCTTCGGCATGGCCAAGTTCGAAATGGACCTGCCCGGGATGAGTGATGACGACACCCCAAACAGCGTCTACGGCTCGGTTTCCGCGGGCTACATGTTCACGCCGAACATGGGCGCCGAACTCCGGTACACCTATGCGAAGTACGAGCCCGAGCTCTTCGGGACCAAGCCGGACATCACGGCCCCGACGCTCAACGCCACCTTCATCTATCGGTTCTGA
- a CDS encoding DUF3187 family protein codes for MIRSCVATLGLLLALPLLAGPEEPWPDPGPPSSRDLFPLNLVPLTYRPLGADTVGKGRWRVSFQVTRSNTFEFSDLIKDRLGRDTSGRITVGPVGTAQFAASLPDEPLLFFFDAEVQRTDLGFRYGLTANTDVAVNLGWQSIDGGFMDGLIEGFHQFGFEQTGRTAIARDQLTAVIIQKGRVVHFTQTAVRARPVDPAVAVIHRFYADPKLSISFLGALQIPATTFAGEFRSDWDSSAGLSFQWRPTPRQAINGGGAYLRRGMTGGVGPNPFLIKDQIAGHLGWEWRGWPRVRPFLVLVYHDALTSQGPGATLDKPSVIHDLGVHVRLGPRSALTFSYLNNITHNENTADMGLALRITVTP; via the coding sequence ATGATCCGAAGCTGCGTCGCAACCCTCGGACTTCTTCTGGCCCTCCCCCTCCTGGCCGGACCGGAGGAGCCTTGGCCCGACCCAGGGCCCCCCTCCAGCCGCGACCTCTTCCCCCTGAACCTGGTCCCGCTGACCTATCGCCCGCTCGGGGCGGACACCGTCGGGAAGGGGCGCTGGCGCGTCTCGTTCCAGGTGACGCGCTCCAACACCTTCGAGTTCTCGGATCTGATCAAGGACCGCCTCGGTCGCGACACCTCGGGGCGCATCACCGTGGGGCCGGTGGGGACGGCCCAGTTCGCGGCCTCCCTGCCGGACGAACCCTTGTTGTTCTTCTTCGATGCGGAAGTCCAGCGCACGGACCTCGGCTTCCGCTACGGCCTGACGGCGAATACCGATGTGGCGGTGAACCTGGGCTGGCAGAGCATCGACGGCGGCTTCATGGATGGGCTCATCGAGGGCTTCCACCAATTTGGATTCGAGCAGACGGGCCGGACCGCCATCGCCCGGGACCAGCTCACCGCCGTCATCATCCAGAAGGGCCGAGTGGTCCACTTCACCCAGACCGCGGTTCGGGCCCGCCCCGTGGATCCCGCGGTGGCGGTCATCCACCGCTTCTACGCCGATCCGAAGCTCTCCATCAGCTTTCTCGGCGCCCTCCAGATTCCCGCCACCACCTTTGCCGGGGAATTCCGTTCCGACTGGGATTCCAGCGCTGGCTTGAGCTTCCAGTGGCGGCCCACGCCTCGTCAGGCCATCAACGGCGGCGGAGCCTATCTGCGTCGCGGCATGACCGGAGGCGTCGGCCCGAATCCCTTCCTCATCAAGGACCAGATCGCCGGGCACCTGGGCTGGGAGTGGCGCGGCTGGCCCCGGGTGCGGCCCTTCCTCGTCCTCGTCTACCATGACGCGCTCACTTCCCAGGGACCGGGAGCCACCTTGGACAAACCCTCCGTGATCCACGACCTCGGCGTGCATGTCCGCCTGGGCCCGCGCTCCGCCCTGACCTTCAGCTACCTCAACAACATCACCCACAACGAGAACACCGCCGACATGGGATTGGCCTTGCGGATCACGGTCACTCCCTGA
- a CDS encoding acetoin utilization protein AcuC translates to MAALIHRPEYAGYDFGPEHPFTPARLGMLLDLIQSLGPAVEPIQAPAATRDEILSIHDEAYVAMVEALDRGEPRPEAERFGLGTPDNPVFPGMDRAARWLVGGTLHGARLLMSGAERRVLQLGGGLHHAQKDRAAGFCLYNDLAVAIQAMADHGWRVAYLDLDLHHGDGVQSLFYDSERVLTLSLHESGHYLYPGSGHIQELGLGPAKGLSVNIPLEPFTESGDYLEAFEAVVPRALAWFSPDVLVIQAGADAHFADPLGDLALTTQSFQRLYRRVLDLAEAHARGRALFTLGGGYEAQVVARVWAILYLTVMELPVPQRLPEAWLDRWQAVLGPAMGPDLQDPEPAFPELAGRAARTRRNRDVVARLLDALEACWNPDAPREGGPPLRE, encoded by the coding sequence ATGGCCGCACTGATCCACCGCCCGGAGTATGCCGGGTACGACTTCGGGCCCGAGCACCCCTTCACGCCTGCGCGGCTGGGGATGCTCCTGGACCTGATCCAGAGCCTGGGGCCGGCGGTGGAGCCCATCCAGGCGCCGGCCGCCACCCGGGACGAGATCCTGTCCATCCACGATGAGGCCTATGTGGCCATGGTCGAGGCCCTGGACCGGGGCGAGCCCAGGCCGGAAGCGGAGCGCTTCGGATTGGGCACACCCGACAATCCCGTCTTCCCGGGCATGGACCGCGCGGCCCGCTGGCTGGTGGGGGGCACCCTGCACGGTGCGCGGTTGCTGATGAGTGGCGCCGAGCGCCGCGTACTCCAACTGGGAGGCGGCCTGCACCATGCCCAGAAGGACCGGGCGGCAGGCTTCTGCCTGTACAACGACCTGGCCGTGGCCATCCAGGCCATGGCGGATCACGGCTGGCGCGTGGCCTATCTGGATCTCGACCTTCACCACGGGGATGGGGTTCAGAGTCTCTTCTACGACAGCGAGCGGGTGCTGACCCTGAGCCTGCATGAATCCGGGCACTACCTCTATCCCGGATCCGGCCACATCCAGGAGCTGGGCCTCGGTCCAGCGAAGGGCCTGAGCGTGAACATCCCCCTGGAGCCCTTCACGGAATCCGGAGACTACCTGGAAGCCTTCGAGGCCGTGGTCCCCCGGGCGCTCGCCTGGTTCTCGCCGGATGTCCTGGTGATCCAGGCCGGGGCCGACGCGCACTTCGCCGATCCTCTGGGGGATCTCGCCCTCACCACCCAGAGCTTCCAGAGGCTCTACCGCAGGGTTCTCGATCTGGCGGAAGCCCACGCCCGGGGCCGGGCGCTCTTCACCCTCGGGGGCGGCTACGAGGCGCAGGTCGTGGCCCGCGTCTGGGCCATCCTCTACCTCACGGTCATGGAGCTTCCCGTTCCCCAGCGCCTTCCGGAAGCCTGGTTGGACCGCTGGCAAGCGGTGCTGGGCCCGGCCATGGGCCCCGACCTGCAGGATCCCGAGCCCGCTTTTCCGGAACTTGCCGGCCGGGCGGCGCGGACCCGCCGCAACCGGGATGTCGTCGCGCGGCTGCTGGACGCCCTCGAAGCCTGCTGGAATCCGGACGCCCCCCGGGAAGGTGGTCCCCCGCTCAGGGAGTGA
- a CDS encoding TetR/AcrR family transcriptional regulator, whose protein sequence is MTNEAPLPTTAHFESRDCLIQAALRCFAKYGYDATSIRLIASMAGKNSSLISYYFKGKEGLYREVFRHLLTLFGAGPVQSPASGQVAAEPLEGRSRLHALIRRILIEVEAHFQSVDPLQDAAIKLFLSEVQFPKEEVKDLIRERMEPSVRELRACIQGIRPDLSPAEIDFWGITIQGSCVSHALRSEFNRLVWTATDPSLPLEDMATRLTNFAYHGLQNA, encoded by the coding sequence ATGACGAACGAGGCTCCCCTCCCCACGACAGCCCATTTCGAATCCCGCGACTGCTTGATCCAGGCGGCCCTGCGCTGCTTTGCGAAGTACGGCTACGACGCCACCTCCATCCGCCTCATCGCATCCATGGCAGGCAAGAACTCGTCTCTTATTTCTTATTATTTCAAGGGTAAAGAGGGCCTGTACCGGGAGGTCTTCAGGCACCTGCTGACCCTGTTCGGCGCGGGCCCCGTCCAATCCCCGGCATCCGGCCAGGTCGCCGCGGAGCCCCTGGAGGGCAGGTCGAGGCTTCACGCCCTGATCCGTCGGATCCTGATCGAGGTGGAAGCTCATTTCCAGTCCGTTGATCCTTTGCAGGATGCGGCCATCAAGTTGTTCCTGAGCGAGGTCCAGTTCCCCAAGGAAGAGGTGAAGGACCTGATCCGGGAGCGCATGGAGCCCTCCGTGCGGGAGCTCCGGGCCTGCATCCAGGGCATCCGGCCCGACCTGTCTCCGGCGGAGATCGATTTCTGGGGAATCACCATCCAGGGCAGCTGCGTCAGCCACGCCCTGAGGTCCGAGTTCAACCGCCTGGTGTGGACCGCCACGGACCCTTCCCTGCCCCTCGAGGACATGGCCACCCGCCTGACGAACTTCGCCTACCACGGCCTCCAGAACGCCTGA
- a CDS encoding TetR/AcrR family transcriptional regulator, protein MEPTPLDTRTSLLQAALVCFADHGFDGTSMRMIAERAGRPLSLLSHYFGNKEGLYLEVFKYILQTSVPGAVDPSLVANLNPRNAQGAVRLLREQIHFMYQQAAPDAAAAKPFQEHRARLWVREFRSPRPCLHPIIRQYLSPAAELIRTCIQVLRPELNAAQVAFLGASITSQVAGHGTMRGLHQVLWGQYPPFGSHFQEAELLVDFCLHGLEAASPED, encoded by the coding sequence ATGGAACCCACCCCCCTCGACACGCGCACCTCCCTGCTCCAGGCGGCCCTGGTCTGCTTTGCCGACCACGGGTTCGACGGCACGAGCATGCGGATGATCGCAGAGCGGGCCGGACGCCCCCTTTCGCTGCTTTCCCACTACTTCGGGAACAAGGAGGGGCTCTATCTGGAAGTGTTCAAGTACATCCTCCAGACCTCGGTGCCCGGGGCGGTCGATCCCTCGCTCGTGGCCAACCTGAACCCGCGGAATGCGCAGGGGGCCGTCCGGCTGTTGCGGGAGCAGATCCACTTCATGTACCAGCAGGCGGCTCCGGATGCGGCGGCGGCCAAGCCCTTCCAGGAGCACCGGGCCCGTCTCTGGGTGCGGGAATTCCGCTCTCCCCGTCCGTGCCTCCACCCGATCATCCGGCAGTACCTCAGCCCCGCGGCCGAGCTGATCCGGACCTGCATCCAGGTTCTCAGGCCCGAGTTGAATGCGGCGCAAGTGGCCTTCCTCGGCGCTTCGATCACGAGTCAGGTGGCCGGTCATGGAACGATGCGGGGTCTCCACCAAGTGCTCTGGGGGCAATACCCCCCCTTCGGCAGCCACTTCCAGGAGGCGGAACTGCTCGTGGACTTCTGTCTGCACGGCCTGGAGGCGGCCAGCCCGGAAGACTAG
- a CDS encoding GNAT family N-acetyltransferase — MFSIISDGAGYREFVLLKDGQGILLRTALPEDVERVEAFIRGLSRETLAMRFMGGIAGVSRTYIEELCDESPHRRACLLAVEGDEADQRVLGLGNYIGKGGAVAEVGFMVAEPHQGRGISTLLLERLAGLAAGAGYVGFEADVLYGNEKMTNVFRDSGFETRRAMEGGIIHVEFPLSAPQAQRERAEMRERVAAANSLVPLLRPRTVAVVGASRDPASIGNAIFRHILQSRFKGTVYPVNPKAQAIEGVQAHASLESLPDSPDLVVLAVPATKVIPLAKEALDKGARGLLVLAAGFAETGPEGARRQERLVRLVRSRGARLVGPNCLGLLNTNAMVQLNASLATAMPPRGRVGFFSHSAALGVVILQYAAERGLGFSTFVSAGNRADVSGNDLLQYWEEDPDTDVALLYLETFGNPRRFARLARRISRRKPVLCVKSARSHAGRRMAQAHIAASPRNDAEVEALFHQAGVIRADTLEELFDIALLLSHQPLPRGNRVAVVSNSGGVATICADACESRGMRISGPGVVDLHALATAEHYERACLEALEHPEVDALIATFACVGACDPATVARAIRRAAVRAERSTGIAKPTLLSLMGVSGAVPVGAASQHGQGGVHRTFPSYRFPESAALALSKVVEYAHVRLQPPGRILAYDGLEAGEARQTVERHLEEAPPQTPSAFTEAQSRDLLKCFGIAVAESLPIDPATRSAQVVLSLSADPDFGPIWRFRRHSVGSILRITPLTDLDIADVIARLHLPPACGLAETLGRLTQLVEELPWISTLEAQVAVPLGEAAPPGALPLQPGLTMAFSQVGFRTP, encoded by the coding sequence GTGTTCAGCATCATCTCTGACGGCGCAGGTTACCGGGAGTTCGTCCTCTTGAAGGATGGCCAGGGGATCCTCCTCAGAACCGCCCTCCCCGAGGATGTGGAACGGGTGGAGGCCTTCATCCGCGGACTCTCCCGGGAGACCCTGGCCATGCGGTTCATGGGCGGCATCGCGGGCGTATCCCGGACCTACATCGAGGAACTCTGCGACGAAAGCCCCCACCGGCGGGCCTGCCTGCTGGCCGTGGAGGGCGACGAGGCCGACCAGCGGGTGCTCGGGCTGGGCAACTACATCGGCAAGGGGGGCGCCGTCGCCGAAGTCGGCTTCATGGTCGCCGAGCCGCACCAGGGCCGGGGCATCAGCACACTGCTGCTCGAACGCCTGGCCGGGCTCGCCGCCGGCGCGGGCTATGTGGGCTTCGAGGCCGATGTGCTCTACGGGAACGAGAAGATGACGAATGTGTTCCGCGACTCGGGTTTCGAGACCCGCCGGGCCATGGAGGGCGGCATCATCCATGTGGAATTCCCCCTCAGCGCCCCCCAGGCGCAGCGGGAGCGGGCGGAGATGCGCGAGCGGGTGGCCGCGGCCAATTCCCTGGTGCCCCTCCTCCGGCCAAGGACGGTGGCCGTGGTGGGCGCCTCGCGCGATCCTGCCTCCATCGGCAATGCCATCTTCCGCCACATCCTCCAGAGCCGCTTCAAGGGCACGGTCTATCCGGTGAACCCGAAGGCCCAGGCCATCGAGGGCGTGCAGGCCCATGCCTCCCTCGAGTCCCTGCCGGACTCGCCGGACCTGGTGGTCCTGGCGGTTCCCGCCACCAAGGTGATTCCGCTGGCCAAGGAGGCCCTCGACAAGGGGGCCCGGGGCCTGCTCGTCCTGGCCGCGGGCTTCGCCGAGACGGGCCCGGAGGGGGCCCGGCGCCAGGAGCGCCTGGTTCGGCTGGTGCGCAGCCGCGGGGCCCGGCTGGTGGGGCCCAACTGTCTCGGGCTGCTGAACACGAATGCGATGGTCCAGTTGAATGCCAGCCTGGCCACGGCCATGCCGCCCCGCGGCCGGGTGGGATTCTTCAGCCATTCCGCGGCCCTGGGGGTGGTGATCCTGCAGTACGCCGCCGAGCGGGGGCTGGGATTCTCCACTTTCGTGTCGGCCGGAAACCGCGCGGATGTCTCGGGGAACGACCTGCTCCAGTACTGGGAGGAGGATCCGGACACGGATGTGGCCCTGCTCTACCTGGAGACCTTCGGGAACCCCCGCCGCTTCGCCCGGCTGGCCCGCCGGATCTCGCGCCGGAAACCCGTGCTGTGCGTCAAGAGCGCCCGCAGCCACGCCGGGCGGCGCATGGCCCAGGCGCACATCGCCGCCAGCCCCCGGAACGACGCCGAGGTGGAAGCCCTGTTCCACCAGGCGGGCGTGATCCGCGCCGACACCCTGGAAGAGCTCTTCGACATCGCCCTGCTGCTCTCGCATCAACCACTGCCCCGGGGGAACCGCGTGGCCGTGGTCAGCAATTCCGGCGGGGTGGCGACCATCTGCGCGGACGCCTGCGAATCCCGCGGCATGCGCATCTCGGGGCCGGGCGTCGTGGATCTGCACGCCCTGGCCACGGCGGAGCACTACGAGCGGGCCTGCCTGGAGGCGCTCGAGCACCCGGAGGTGGACGCCCTCATCGCCACCTTCGCCTGCGTGGGAGCCTGCGATCCCGCCACCGTGGCCCGCGCCATCCGCCGGGCCGCCGTGCGCGCCGAGCGCAGCACCGGCATCGCCAAGCCGACCCTGCTCTCGCTGATGGGCGTCAGCGGCGCCGTGCCCGTGGGCGCCGCGTCCCAGCACGGACAGGGCGGCGTACACCGCACCTTCCCCTCGTACCGGTTCCCGGAATCGGCCGCGCTGGCGCTTTCCAAGGTGGTGGAGTACGCCCATGTCCGCCTGCAGCCCCCCGGCCGGATCCTGGCCTACGACGGACTGGAAGCCGGAGAGGCCCGGCAGACCGTGGAGCGCCACCTCGAGGAGGCCCCGCCGCAGACACCTTCCGCCTTCACGGAGGCGCAATCCAGGGATCTCCTGAAATGCTTCGGCATCGCCGTCGCAGAATCCCTTCCCATCGATCCCGCCACCCGGAGCGCCCAGGTGGTCCTGAGCCTCTCGGCGGATCCGGATTTCGGCCCCATCTGGCGGTTCCGGCGCCACAGCGTGGGTTCCATCCTCCGCATCACCCCCCTCACGGATCTCGACATCGCCGATGTGATCGCCAGGCTCCACCTGCCTCCGGCCTGCGGGCTGGCCGAGACCCTGGGCCGCCTCACCCAGCTGGTGGAGGAGCTGCCCTGGATCTCCACGCTGGAAGCCCAGGTCGCGGTCCCCCTGGGCGAGGCCGCACCCCCCGGCGCCCTTCCCCTGCAGCCCGGCCTGACCATGGCGTTCTCGCAGGTCGGTTTCCGCACGCCTTGA